The Deinococcus sp. Marseille-Q6407 DNA window GCGTTCACGAATCATCGCCCGCTCGAACTCTGCGAAGCTGCCGACCATCTGCATCATCATCCGTCCAGCTGGCGTGGTCGTATCGATGTTCTCGGTCAGGCTGCGGAAGCCTGCTCCCCGTCCTTCGATGTCCTCCAGCAAGGTCAGCAGGTCCTTGAGACTGCGGCTGAGTCGGTCCAGTTTCCAGACCACCAGCACATCTCCTTCGCGGAGATGTTCCAGGGCCTTGTGTAACTCCGGCCTATCCCAGCGGCCACCGCTGGCCTGTTCTTTGAAAATGCGGGTGACTCCGGCGGCTTCCAAGGCCTTGAGCTGGAGTGCGGAGTCCTGGTCACCTTTGGAGACGCGAGCATAGCCGATAAGCATGGGAAAGCCTTGCACAAACGGAGAAGCAAAATCACACGGTGCCTCTTGGTACGAACACCGTTAGAATAGGGTAGGCGAAAGACCCTTTCTCGAATTGGGAACAGCGAGGCCCTGGTCATCACCAAAGACATGAAAGAGCTGACGGGCATCGGCAGCGAAGTGCAGATCGAGATTCAGGGGAATGCCATTATCATCACGCCGGCCCAGGACGCATCGCGTCCTGAGACCCTGGCTCGTCAGCAGCGTTTTGCTCAGGCGCGTGACCAGGTGCTGAGTGAGTACGATGACCTTTTCCGCCAATTGGCCGATGCTTGAAGGCTTAAGTCGGGAAGAAGTGGAGGCGCTGCATGACGCTCAGATCGAGCGCTATGGCGGCTCGCCCGGTTTGCGAG harbors:
- a CDS encoding recombinase family protein yields the protein MLIGYARVSKGDQDSALQLKALEAAGVTRIFKEQASGGRWDRPELHKALEHLREGDVLVVWKLDRLSRSLKDLLTLLEDIEGRGAGFRSLTENIDTTTPAGRMMMQMVGSFAEFERAMIRERTRAGLEQAKAAGRVGGRRPKLTPAQQEEIREAVRSGRKTAADCARLFGVSQATVSRILAAS
- a CDS encoding MazF family transcriptional regulator encodes the protein MKELTGIGSEVQIEIQGNAIIITPAQDASRPETLARQQRFAQARDQVLSEYDDLFRQLADA